One Burkholderia pyrrocinia DNA segment encodes these proteins:
- a CDS encoding DUF3096 domain-containing protein has translation MHMLTSAGPLVSLIAGILILVVPRLLNYIVAIYLIVIGLLGLFGGHIH, from the coding sequence ATGCACATGCTCACGAGCGCGGGCCCGCTGGTTTCGCTGATCGCCGGCATTCTGATCCTTGTGGTGCCCCGTCTGTTGAATTACATCGTTGCGATCTACCTGATCGTCATCGGGTTGCTCGGGCTGTTCGGAGGGCATATCCACTGA
- a CDS encoding CsbD family protein, producing the protein MNRDQVRGRIAEAQGKLKEVVGKVMGNRMTRVKGKVEQVVGKTQASFGDAKEKFKKRP; encoded by the coding sequence ATGAACAGGGATCAGGTGAGAGGCCGCATCGCGGAAGCGCAAGGCAAACTGAAGGAAGTGGTCGGCAAGGTCATGGGAAATCGAATGACCAGAGTGAAGGGCAAGGTCGAGCAAGTCGTCGGAAAGACACAAGCGTCATTCGGCGACGCGAAAGAGAAATTCAAGAAGCGGCCGTAG
- a CDS encoding glycine zipper 2TM domain-containing protein produces MRKLHSAAVEMAIVTMTIAVLAGCGGMSRRGTDTVIGAGVGGVAGAVLTGGSALGTVGGAAVGGVVGNQVGK; encoded by the coding sequence ATGAGAAAGCTACATTCCGCGGCAGTCGAGATGGCGATAGTCACCATGACGATTGCCGTGCTGGCGGGTTGCGGCGGTATGTCTCGCCGTGGAACGGATACCGTGATCGGGGCAGGTGTCGGCGGCGTCGCCGGCGCAGTCCTGACGGGCGGCAGTGCATTGGGCACGGTGGGCGGTGCGGCCGTCGGCGGGGTTGTCGGCAATCAGGTCGGGAAATAG
- a CDS encoding cation:proton antiporter: protein MTETIGCLIFGALLIFMGLIGSSLKRLPLSAAMVYLGIGFLIGPAGTGLLSMTLPDDVTRLRIAAEIGLLISLFAIGLRLRVPPADPRWMLPLRLGVVAMIFTVASIAALGVLVLHLSLGVAVLLGAMIAPTDPVLAHDVGVRDAGDVELVRFSLSGEGGINDGTAYPCAVLGLLLCGSGTTSELHWSMVGAVAWGIASGVGAGWLLGFATARLVAFLRSRHGQALGLEGLFALGLIMLSYGVALAIHGYGFLAVFAAGVAMRRVEHRTSGRKTSKETIGVVDSEDVEATATDPDKAHAFVAESVMGFTAELEHIAEAVLILLIGALVSRYWADMLTWTGVAVVAALLFVIRPAAIQLALIGSRASRHQRRLISWFGIRGVGSLYYLMLALEQGPRAELLPLVPWVLAIVAVSIVLHGISAAPLMRRFA, encoded by the coding sequence GTGACCGAAACGATCGGATGCCTCATCTTCGGCGCCCTGCTGATTTTCATGGGACTCATCGGATCGTCGCTCAAGCGCCTGCCGCTCAGCGCGGCCATGGTGTATCTCGGGATCGGCTTTCTGATCGGACCGGCCGGCACCGGCCTCCTGTCGATGACATTGCCGGACGACGTCACGCGATTGCGTATCGCCGCCGAAATCGGCTTGCTGATCTCGCTGTTCGCGATCGGCCTGAGGCTGCGTGTCCCGCCCGCCGATCCCCGCTGGATGTTGCCGCTGCGGCTTGGCGTCGTCGCGATGATCTTCACCGTCGCGTCGATCGCCGCACTCGGCGTGCTGGTGTTGCATTTGAGTCTGGGCGTCGCGGTACTGCTGGGCGCGATGATCGCGCCGACGGACCCCGTGCTCGCTCATGACGTCGGCGTGCGCGACGCGGGTGACGTCGAACTGGTGCGTTTTTCGTTGTCCGGCGAAGGCGGGATCAACGACGGCACGGCCTACCCGTGCGCGGTGCTCGGCCTGCTTTTGTGCGGTTCCGGCACGACGTCGGAGCTTCATTGGAGCATGGTCGGCGCCGTTGCATGGGGCATCGCCTCCGGTGTGGGCGCCGGCTGGCTGCTCGGCTTTGCCACTGCCCGGCTCGTCGCATTCCTGCGCAGCCGTCACGGACAGGCACTCGGGCTCGAAGGGCTCTTCGCGCTTGGCCTGATCATGCTGTCGTATGGCGTGGCGCTCGCCATTCATGGCTACGGGTTCCTGGCCGTGTTCGCCGCGGGCGTCGCGATGCGGCGCGTCGAGCATCGAACGAGCGGCCGGAAGACGTCGAAGGAAACGATCGGCGTCGTGGACAGCGAGGATGTCGAGGCCACCGCCACCGATCCCGACAAAGCCCATGCCTTCGTCGCGGAATCTGTCATGGGATTCACGGCCGAACTGGAACACATCGCCGAAGCCGTGCTGATCCTGCTGATCGGCGCGCTCGTCTCCCGCTATTGGGCCGACATGCTGACCTGGACGGGCGTGGCCGTGGTCGCGGCACTGCTGTTCGTCATCCGGCCGGCCGCCATCCAGCTCGCGCTGATCGGCTCCCGCGCGTCGCGCCACCAGCGCCGGTTGATCAGCTGGTTCGGCATTCGCGGCGTGGGTTCGCTGTATTACCTGATGCTGGCCCTCGAGCAAGGGCCGCGCGCGGAATTGTTGCCGCTGGTGCCGTGGGTACTGGCCATCGTCGCCGTGTCGATCGTGCTGCACGGCATTTCAGCCGCGCCGCTCATGCGCCGCTTTGCGTGA
- a CDS encoding DesA family fatty acid desaturase, which yields MSAFLLNGELRLSWWQLACVVLALTHVTIISVTVYLHRCQAHRALDLHPGVSHFFRFWLWLTTGMLTLQWVAVHRKHHARSETPEDPHSPRTRGLATVLLRGAELYRAEVRNEETLRRYGSGTPDDWLERHVYARYPNLGVGLLAVIDVGLFGLPGVSAWAIQMMWIPFWAGGVINGCGHFSGYRNFATPDASTNLFPLGILIGGEELHNNHHAYVTSARLSNRWFEFDIGWLYIRLLAALRLATVRRVATKPHLLPNKAVVDDATLQAIIRNRHAVMAAYARMLEPACRRELRRIKDMSRDDKRAFALGMKRWLRQDWGHRDKPDLRALTSPNAHRRIRMYVDMHDALLELWTWSHASHEQLLVQLQDWCRCAEQSGIKAIADFSMHLRRYA from the coding sequence ATGTCGGCATTTCTCCTGAACGGCGAGCTGAGACTGTCCTGGTGGCAGCTTGCGTGCGTCGTGCTCGCGCTCACGCATGTCACCATCATCAGCGTGACGGTGTACCTGCACCGCTGTCAGGCTCACCGGGCGCTGGATCTGCACCCGGGCGTCAGTCACTTCTTCCGGTTCTGGCTGTGGTTGACGACCGGCATGCTGACCCTGCAGTGGGTCGCGGTGCATCGGAAGCATCACGCGAGAAGCGAGACCCCGGAAGATCCGCATAGCCCGCGAACCCGCGGCCTTGCGACCGTGCTGCTTCGCGGCGCGGAACTGTACCGGGCGGAAGTGCGGAACGAGGAAACGCTCCGCAGATATGGATCGGGTACGCCGGACGACTGGCTCGAACGCCACGTCTATGCTCGTTATCCGAATCTCGGCGTCGGGCTGCTGGCCGTGATCGACGTCGGGCTGTTCGGGCTGCCCGGCGTGTCGGCGTGGGCGATCCAGATGATGTGGATTCCGTTCTGGGCCGGCGGCGTGATCAATGGTTGCGGCCACTTCAGCGGTTATCGGAATTTCGCGACGCCCGATGCGAGCACCAACCTTTTCCCGCTGGGCATTCTGATTGGCGGGGAAGAGCTGCATAACAATCACCACGCATACGTGACGTCCGCCAGACTGTCGAACCGATGGTTCGAATTCGACATCGGCTGGCTGTACATCCGCCTGCTGGCGGCATTGAGACTGGCGACCGTTCGGCGAGTCGCAACGAAGCCGCACCTGCTCCCGAACAAGGCAGTGGTCGACGACGCGACGCTGCAAGCGATCATCCGCAACCGGCATGCGGTGATGGCCGCCTATGCGCGCATGCTCGAACCCGCCTGCCGGCGGGAGCTCCGCCGCATCAAGGACATGAGCCGCGACGACAAGCGCGCGTTCGCGCTCGGCATGAAACGCTGGCTGCGCCAGGACTGGGGCCATCGGGACAAGCCCGATCTGCGGGCACTGACGAGCCCCAATGCCCACCGGCGAATACGCATGTACGTGGACATGCATGACGCGTTGCTCGAGCTATGGACGTGGTCACACGCATCGCACGAGCAATTGCTGGTTCAGTTGCAGGATTGGTGCCGTTGCGCGGAGCAGAGCGGCATCAAGGCGATCGCCGATTTCTCGATGCACCTGCGCAGGTACGCGTGA